Within the Salvia hispanica cultivar TCC Black 2014 chromosome 4, UniMelb_Shisp_WGS_1.0, whole genome shotgun sequence genome, the region GTGGATATTTCGGAAGGCTGGAAGGTTCACACGCATACGGCTTGGTTGTGAAAAACTGCAAGAAGGCAAATAGAGAATCCATGTTATTGTCTTTTATCTCCAAATGTGATCCTCACAAATACATATCGATTGAAAGAATAAACAGATTTAGCAGTTTCTAGTGTGTGGAGAGAAGATAGGTAGGCAGAGAAGCTTACTTCACTCTTCAGCGCAGCCGTAGCAGTTTGTCGTTCGCTTGGATCAATTGCTAGTAGAGTATCAATCAAAGACAATGCTGACTGAGGGAAATCTTTAAACGTCTCCTTTATGCATCTTTTATACGAATTCTGTGGTTTGAATATGGTCGCATGAGGAAGCTTCGACTTCTTCCAATATTCTTCAGGTGGAGAACCGCATAGCTTGAAGATCCTGTGAAGTTGTTCCACCTACGCTTACAATAATAACGTCGCGTTATGGCTATAAAATCAACAGTGACACTAAAAATTGACCTAAAGATTCAAGAAATACAAGTGAGCATGTTAGATTCAACCATTCAAGATATAAGAATACAGCAAAACACGCCAGAGACGACAATCAGTCTCACCGATGATCATGTGAACAAGCAGGAGTTAGTATGAATTGTTTTCAATGATCGGTTTaacattgataaaataaaaggttaCCTCTGTCCGGCCCGTCATGATTGGCTTCCCGGCAAATAGCTCTGCTAAAATGCAACCGGCACTCCACAAATCAATACCTACACCATAGTGGGTGGCCCCTAGAAGCAGCTCGGGCGGCCTATACCACAGAGTGACCACACGGCTAGTCATGGGCTGCTTGTGATTGGGATCAAACGTGGAAGCCAATCCAAAATCGGCTATCTTAAGAACTCCTCCATCGCTGATGAGGAGATTCGAGCCCTTAATGTCTCTATGCAAGACGTGGCGGTTGTGACAGTGTTCAAGGCCAGACAACAGCTGATTCATGTAGCACTTGACCTAACATACCAATCAAACTATTGAAACATAAGGAAAACAGTTTCGAATCTCCTAGCAGTCGAATTAATAGAACAAACAGAGGCAGATCACCACACCTGAGGTTCTGTAAACTTGATCCCGGGATTTGAAACAAGACCAGCCAGATCATGCTCCATGTAATCGAAAACAAGGTACAAACTACACGACATCCTTGATGTCGCTAATCCTTGCAGTTTCAGCACATTGGGATGATCCAGACGACGCAGGATCAAAATCTCCCTAGCCATGAACCTCACACTCTCGGGCTCCAAATTATCAAATCTAACCTTTTTTAAGGCCACAACTTTCCCCGTTATAGCGTCTCTAGCTTTATACACATTACTATAAGTACCTTGCCCAATCTAAAAACACAACATAAACAGGAAAAAAACcattaatacataaaatgaaatagcaCAAAAACAGAAAGTAGCAACCAAACCACATTCATTAGCCACTTGCCTTATCAATCTTTACAAACGAATCAGCACGACGAGGCGTCCACCCATTGATCGCCTCGCCTGCCACAGCAGAGAGCCAAGAAGGCCATCCAGCAGCCACTTGCTCACCATGGACATTCTTAGGAGGATTGCTCAGCCTCGGATTCGGCCTAGACCGTCTCCTCTCGCCTCTAGGCTGCCGAGCACTCCCTTCCTTCCTCTCCTCCTTATCCCGGCCATTCGGAGCCTGGCTTCCACCATCAACACCAACACTAGCAGCCTCTCCTTCTGCCTTATCTACTGATCCAACAACTACCTTCTCCTTCCTCCCAGAATCCCTCTCTtcccctctccctctcccctTTCCAGCTACATCTCCACTACCTCGCTCAGACGACGAAATCTCTTTCCCAAATACACACCCCATTTCACAATAACCCTAACTCTCATATCTCACCACACAACATAATCACACAGCTCATTCAAAACCCCAAGAAATCAAAGATTCACCATAAAATATTCAAGGCTCAAACCAGATCAATCAAATTTGGGCAAATTAGGCAAATGGGCAGCcctaaattcaataaaaatgaaatctttaCCAAGCAATTCCTAACTAAATTATGATCTTGCACTCCGGTGAGAAGAATAAAGGAAAGGGGAAAAGGGGAAATGTTCAATTAAGTCGCTGCCCCAAAAGAAGAAGCAACAATTATGATTTGAACAAACCCCACAGCTTATGGAGCAACAAGAATAATTAAGAAGCAAATATACCTACAAAAAGCAAAGACAGTAATACTATTATacagtgaaaaaaaaaatacttgtaGTGGTTTGATTGCTCTCTGCTTTGTGTGGGACTGAAGATAGATCACAGTGAGCTTACgcaaaaagggaaaattccTCACTGTTCAGTTTGTCAAAAattgggaatttttttttgaattggtaagaaaaaatgaagtcTTGAAAATGATCAAGCAGCAGATCTACTCTACTGTAAGAAGATGTGTGTTTGtcttagagag harbors:
- the LOC125221763 gene encoding probable serine/threonine-protein kinase At1g54610; amino-acid sequence: MGCVFGKEISSSERGSGDVAGKGRGRGEERDSGRKEKVVVGSVDKAEGEAASVGVDGGSQAPNGRDKEERKEGSARQPRGERRRSRPNPRLSNPPKNVHGEQVAAGWPSWLSAVAGEAINGWTPRRADSFVKIDKIGQGTYSNVYKARDAITGKVVALKKVRFDNLEPESVRFMAREILILRRLDHPNVLKLQGLATSRMSCSLYLVFDYMEHDLAGLVSNPGIKFTEPQVKCYMNQLLSGLEHCHNRHVLHRDIKGSNLLISDGGVLKIADFGLASTFDPNHKQPMTSRVVTLWYRPPELLLGATHYGVGIDLWSAGCILAELFAGKPIMTGRTEVEQLHRIFKLCGSPPEEYWKKSKLPHATIFKPQNSYKRCIKETFKDFPQSALSLIDTLLAIDPSERQTATAALKSEFFTTKPYACEPSSLPKYPPSKEMDAKRRDEEARRLRAAGKTHADGAKKPRARERAMRGVPAPEANAELQSNIDRRRLISHANAKSKSEKFPPPHQDGGLGYPLGASQHLDPNFDPPDIPFSSTNFSYPKDPMQTWSGPLADPAGVGAPRRRSKPSKDSRKDKNSSRNKESQDL